In a single window of the Kiloniellales bacterium genome:
- a CDS encoding RT0821/Lpp0805 family surface protein, whose product MRGCFLRALLGPALAVALASPCGAEEAQDLEFLQNRLSKILEFEPTGREISWRNPGTGNDGLVMVERTYFLDPKTPCRDFILTLDRGGSAPQILRGTGCRSEDGDWRLGADGEPTLLSAVERGWVQAGPEFDRVYDDELVPDDIDGFEFADKALPAEPAPPSEKLALQDLVADARRLDDSILQDATEEIGPDDLASAELAAELNATADPQAQAVIALPATGLLPEPNCTDYPVGGPSVEAEELDLVFLLDTTSSMRSELGDLKAGVMSSVRVLLRMVSSLNIGFVAFRDRNDSYVTSAFQLTPMTEDSLRRLEIFVEGLKAGGGGDRPEAIDKAMGVAKDMPWRPTALGQIVVIGDAPAHAGARGRTLIMAENFRGDVPSSAARRKVSAVYTGSARRRGSRKFFHHLAKHGGGCFTSDPQTLVENVLLSVLGRGRSRPAEALPGPS is encoded by the coding sequence TGGGGCCGGCCTTGGCCGTCGCGCTCGCGTCTCCCTGCGGGGCCGAAGAAGCGCAAGACCTCGAATTCTTGCAGAATCGCCTGAGCAAGATCCTGGAGTTCGAGCCGACGGGCCGCGAAATCTCCTGGCGCAACCCGGGCACCGGCAACGACGGCCTCGTCATGGTGGAGCGCACCTATTTCCTGGACCCGAAGACGCCTTGTCGCGATTTCATCCTGACCTTGGACCGTGGCGGCAGCGCGCCGCAGATTTTGCGCGGCACGGGATGCCGCAGCGAGGATGGCGACTGGCGGCTCGGCGCCGACGGCGAGCCGACGTTGTTGTCCGCAGTCGAAAGAGGCTGGGTCCAGGCGGGGCCCGAGTTCGACCGGGTCTACGATGACGAGCTGGTGCCCGACGACATCGACGGCTTTGAATTTGCCGACAAGGCCTTGCCTGCCGAACCCGCGCCGCCCTCGGAAAAGCTGGCCTTGCAGGACCTGGTGGCCGATGCCCGGCGCCTCGACGATTCAATCCTCCAGGATGCCACCGAAGAGATAGGGCCGGACGACCTGGCTTCGGCGGAGCTTGCGGCAGAGCTGAACGCTACGGCGGACCCACAGGCCCAAGCCGTTATCGCCCTGCCCGCCACCGGGCTTCTGCCCGAGCCAAACTGCACCGACTATCCTGTCGGGGGCCCGTCGGTCGAAGCCGAGGAACTCGACCTCGTGTTCCTGCTGGACACCACCTCCAGCATGCGGTCCGAACTCGGCGACCTCAAGGCCGGCGTCATGTCCTCCGTCAGGGTTCTGCTGCGGATGGTCTCCAGCCTCAACATCGGCTTCGTGGCCTTCCGCGACCGGAACGATTCCTACGTGACCAGCGCCTTCCAGCTGACCCCGATGACGGAGGACAGCCTGAGGCGGCTCGAGATCTTCGTCGAGGGCCTCAAGGCCGGCGGCGGCGGCGATCGTCCCGAGGCCATCGACAAGGCGATGGGCGTGGCCAAGGACATGCCCTGGCGGCCGACGGCCCTTGGCCAGATCGTCGTGATCGGGGACGCCCCGGCGCACGCCGGCGCTCGGGGCCGGACCCTCATCATGGCCGAGAACTTCCGCGGCGACGTGCCCTCGAGCGCCGCTCGGCGCAAGGTCTCCGCAGTCTATACCGGCTCCGCGCGTCGGCGGGGTAGTCGGAAGTTCTTCCATCATCTCGCCAAACACGGCGGCGGTTGCTTCACGTCCGACCCGCAAACGCTTGTCGAGAACGTGCTGCTCTCGGTCCTGGGTCGGGGACGGTCCAGGCCGGCAGAAGCCCTGCCGGGGCCCTCTTGA
- a CDS encoding RT0821/Lpp0805 family surface protein, with translation MVALSLALLVPASLQAQEDAAAADRAYLEKRLRKILEFERTGAEVVWTNPETGNSGKIQLMRTYFLDPKTPCRDYLRTIDSTAGEPVSVRGTGCREATGGWKLTEDSKPKRTVKRGDKGSKTAAATPGGSDPTAKAPAGAGGAPDGKKPKPPSAKKKKPAAPAKAVAKAPPPPPKISARVPSRPPEWEAADDNAY, from the coding sequence GTGGTCGCGCTCAGCTTGGCCCTGCTCGTCCCGGCGAGCCTTCAGGCCCAGGAGGACGCGGCGGCCGCGGACCGGGCCTATCTGGAGAAGCGCCTCAGGAAGATCCTGGAGTTCGAGCGGACCGGCGCCGAGGTCGTCTGGACCAATCCCGAGACCGGGAACAGCGGCAAGATACAGCTGATGCGCACCTATTTCCTCGATCCCAAGACGCCCTGCCGGGACTACCTGCGGACCATCGATTCCACTGCCGGCGAGCCGGTGTCGGTGCGAGGGACTGGCTGCCGCGAGGCGACCGGCGGCTGGAAGCTGACCGAGGATTCCAAGCCGAAGCGTACCGTCAAGCGCGGCGATAAGGGAAGCAAGACGGCGGCAGCCACCCCGGGCGGAAGCGATCCGACCGCCAAGGCGCCGGCCGGTGCCGGGGGCGCGCCTGATGGCAAGAAGCCCAAGCCCCCTTCTGCTAAGAAGAAGAAGCCCGCCGCGCCGGCCAAGGCCGTTGCCAAGGCCCCGCCCCCGCCGCCGAAGATCTCGGCGCGAGTGCCGAGCCGGCCGCCGGAATGGGAGGCCGCCGACGACAATGCCTACTAG